Proteins co-encoded in one Bradyrhizobium sp. 170 genomic window:
- a CDS encoding TAXI family TRAP transporter solute-binding subunit translates to MSDPNDNPARSRRRRQRRSYALLILAAGMLAFGVAAGALYYVLRPTTLRIAVGPAGSEDQKLVQLMAQTFAREGSSVRLSLVTTEGAAESIALFTAGKADLAVARGDLNLPENAESVAILRKNVVVLWAPSGLPAKGSKKQPTPKIKSLDELAGHRVGVIGRTQANVTLLRNVLKESGINPDKVTISQFATDKIGEMARDQTIDAFMAVGPLKSKITVDAIALTAAARGEPKFLPVDVADAIAKKNPIYESEEIPASIFGSSPQRPEDKVDTVAVNHLIIAPKSLSDTAVAAFARQLFTNRQQLARELPTASQIEKPDTDKDAALPAHAGAAAYIDGNERTFLEKYTDYIWFVVLLVSGLGSAGAWFRHYWNRDEREVYVGHRDELLDLISRVRRAETPEELAEMQNTADGILRHALDCYDDGAVEDGDLSVIGLALEQFHHAVADRRTVLSAGGTGTPRMRASQA, encoded by the coding sequence ATGTCAGACCCGAACGACAATCCTGCACGATCCCGCCGCCGGCGACAGCGGCGGAGCTACGCGCTTCTGATCCTTGCCGCCGGCATGCTCGCCTTCGGCGTTGCCGCCGGCGCGCTGTATTACGTGCTGCGGCCGACGACGCTGCGGATCGCGGTGGGGCCTGCCGGCAGCGAGGACCAGAAACTGGTCCAGCTGATGGCGCAAACATTTGCGCGCGAGGGCAGCTCGGTGCGTCTGTCGCTGGTCACGACGGAAGGGGCGGCGGAAAGCATCGCGTTGTTCACGGCCGGCAAGGCCGATCTCGCGGTCGCCCGCGGCGACCTGAACCTGCCGGAGAACGCCGAGTCGGTCGCCATCCTGCGCAAGAATGTCGTGGTGCTGTGGGCGCCTTCGGGCCTTCCCGCCAAGGGCTCGAAGAAGCAGCCGACCCCCAAGATCAAGAGTCTCGACGAACTGGCCGGCCACCGCGTCGGCGTGATCGGGCGGACGCAGGCCAATGTCACGCTGCTGCGCAATGTCCTGAAAGAGTCCGGCATCAATCCCGACAAGGTCACGATCAGCCAGTTCGCCACTGACAAGATCGGCGAAATGGCGCGCGACCAGACGATCGACGCGTTCATGGCCGTCGGCCCGCTCAAGAGCAAGATCACGGTCGACGCCATCGCGTTGACGGCTGCGGCCCGCGGCGAGCCGAAGTTCCTGCCGGTCGACGTCGCCGATGCCATCGCGAAGAAGAACCCGATCTACGAATCCGAGGAAATTCCCGCCAGCATCTTCGGCTCTTCGCCGCAGCGGCCGGAAGACAAGGTCGATACGGTTGCCGTCAACCATCTCATCATCGCGCCGAAGTCGTTGTCGGACACGGCGGTCGCCGCCTTCGCCCGCCAGCTCTTCACCAACCGCCAACAGCTCGCGCGCGAATTGCCGACCGCCTCGCAGATCGAAAAGCCTGATACCGACAAGGACGCCGCGTTGCCGGCGCATGCGGGAGCTGCCGCCTATATCGACGGCAACGAGCGAACATTCCTCGAAAAATACACCGACTACATCTGGTTCGTGGTCCTGCTTGTCTCAGGCTTGGGATCGGCCGGCGCCTGGTTCAGGCACTACTGGAACAGGGACGAGCGCGAGGTGTATGTCGGCCATCGCGATGAACTGCTCGACCTGATTTCCAGGGTACGCAGGGCGGAAACGCCGGAAGAGCTGGCAGAGATGCAGAACACAGCCGACGGCATATTGCGTCACGCGCTCGATTGCTATGACGACGGCGCAGTCGAGGACGGCGATCTTTCGGTGATCGGGCTGGCGCTCGAGCAATTCCACCACGCGGTCGCCGACCGTCGCACGGTGCTCAGCGCCGGCGGGACCGGGACGCCGCGGATGCGCGCTAGCCAGGCCTGA
- a CDS encoding L,D-transpeptidase, with the protein MFNSFKLNTRIAAAAFGALAIGATAFSVPAAAAPLPLFPFFLPQIEAAPPPVQAVPQDEEDRAVEMPARLRRQVVNYYTREAPGTIIIDTPNTYLYLVLGNGQAMRYGIGIGRDGFTWSGTQTITRKAEWPAWTPPPEMIARQPYLPRHMAGGPGNPLGARAMYLGGTIYRIHGTNAPETIGTRVSSGCLRLTNQDVSDLYSRVGVGTKVIVLPMTDRRADLGRTIR; encoded by the coding sequence ATGTTTAATTCATTTAAGCTGAACACCCGCATTGCTGCCGCCGCTTTTGGTGCGCTGGCGATCGGCGCGACCGCATTTTCCGTACCCGCCGCCGCAGCTCCGCTGCCGCTGTTTCCGTTTTTCCTGCCGCAGATCGAAGCCGCCCCGCCGCCGGTGCAGGCCGTGCCCCAGGATGAAGAAGACCGCGCGGTCGAGATGCCGGCCCGCCTGCGCCGCCAGGTCGTGAACTACTACACCCGCGAGGCGCCCGGCACGATCATCATCGATACCCCGAACACCTATCTCTATCTCGTGCTCGGCAACGGCCAGGCGATGCGCTACGGCATTGGCATCGGCCGCGACGGCTTCACCTGGTCGGGCACGCAGACGATCACCCGCAAGGCCGAATGGCCGGCCTGGACCCCGCCCCCGGAAATGATCGCCCGCCAGCCCTATCTGCCGCGCCACATGGCCGGCGGCCCCGGCAACCCGCTCGGCGCCCGCGCGATGTATCTCGGCGGCACCATCTATCGCATCCACGGCACCAACGCGCCGGAGACAATCGGAACCCGCGTTTCCTCGGGCTGCCTCCGCCTCACCAACCAAGACGTCTCTGACCTCTATTCACGGGTCGGCGTCGGCACCAAGGTGATCGTGCTTCCGATGACGGATCGCCGCGCCGATCTCGGCCGGACCATCCGCTAA
- a CDS encoding PLP-dependent aminotransferase family protein has product MTSRQGWAKLYAFEVDRAADAPVFRQIYLQSRSAILSGTLRPGTKLPSTRELAAQLGVSRSAVVSAFEQLLAEGYTFGKKGAGTYIASDLPEPFGAIRGRRKRQAPVAQAAAFPRELDGFLDVTSQNDERPFNLGRTLVDARTAELWRKLSARSLRSFGRQHLGYADPHGMLELRRSVCDYLQAARAVRCEPEQVVITAGTQQALDIVIRVMQGPDTEVWIEDPGYALTRLVLVAAGVKVCPIPVDQHGINVTEGIRRAPKARAVFITPSHQFPKGVALSMARRLELLAWARESGAWIVEDDYASEFRYGGRPLASLQGLDEAERVIYIGTLNKALFPGLRLGYAVVPPSLARAFVTTRYLMDRQPSSLCQAVVTAFMEEGHFAAHIRRMRQMYCNQRDALVAALRRRLGDHLTVDPPDQGMHLVAYTRRGLSDVKIERTAREHGVVVRAMSRLYVEAPAQSALMLGFSGYPLPIIAPAIARLARAFER; this is encoded by the coding sequence GTGACGAGCAGGCAAGGCTGGGCAAAGCTCTATGCGTTCGAAGTGGACCGTGCGGCAGATGCGCCGGTGTTCCGCCAGATCTACCTGCAGTCACGATCGGCAATCCTGTCAGGAACGCTCCGTCCCGGGACCAAGCTGCCCTCGACGCGCGAACTCGCAGCGCAACTCGGTGTTTCGCGCTCTGCCGTCGTCTCGGCTTTCGAACAGCTGCTTGCTGAAGGCTATACCTTCGGCAAGAAAGGCGCAGGAACCTATATCGCGTCCGATCTTCCTGAGCCTTTCGGAGCGATCCGTGGCCGCAGGAAACGGCAAGCACCAGTCGCCCAAGCGGCGGCCTTCCCGCGTGAGCTTGACGGTTTCCTCGATGTGACTTCGCAGAACGACGAGCGCCCATTCAATTTGGGGCGGACGCTCGTGGATGCACGCACCGCCGAGCTGTGGCGAAAACTCAGCGCACGCAGCCTGCGTTCCTTCGGCCGGCAACACCTTGGCTACGCCGATCCGCACGGCATGCTCGAACTGCGGAGATCCGTTTGCGATTATCTGCAGGCCGCCCGTGCCGTGCGGTGCGAGCCCGAACAGGTCGTGATCACTGCGGGAACGCAGCAAGCCCTCGATATCGTTATTCGTGTCATGCAAGGGCCGGACACGGAAGTCTGGATCGAGGACCCGGGATACGCCTTGACCCGCCTTGTGCTCGTCGCGGCAGGCGTGAAGGTTTGCCCGATACCGGTCGACCAACATGGCATCAATGTCACCGAAGGCATCCGGCGCGCTCCAAAGGCGCGTGCCGTTTTCATAACGCCCTCGCATCAGTTTCCGAAAGGCGTTGCCCTGTCGATGGCACGCCGCCTCGAACTTCTTGCCTGGGCACGAGAGTCAGGCGCCTGGATCGTCGAAGACGACTACGCCAGTGAATTCCGATATGGCGGCCGGCCACTCGCTTCGCTCCAGGGCCTCGATGAAGCCGAGCGTGTCATCTACATCGGGACCCTCAACAAGGCGCTCTTTCCAGGACTTCGGCTCGGCTACGCCGTGGTGCCTCCTTCACTGGCGCGGGCCTTCGTGACTACGCGCTATCTGATGGACCGCCAGCCATCGAGCCTTTGCCAGGCAGTCGTCACCGCCTTCATGGAAGAGGGACATTTCGCAGCCCACATCCGCAGAATGCGCCAGATGTACTGCAACCAGCGGGACGCACTGGTCGCAGCCCTCAGGCGCCGCCTGGGCGACCATTTGACTGTCGATCCGCCGGACCAGGGCATGCATCTGGTTGCTTACACGCGACGAGGGCTGTCGGACGTCAAGATCGAACGGACGGCGCGGGAACACGGCGTCGTCGTTCGTGCGATGAGCCGCCTCTATGTTGAGGCACCGGCGCAATCGGCGCTGATGCTGGGCTTCAGCGGCTATCCGCTTCCGATCATTGCGCCGGCGATCGCCCGGCTGGCTCGGGCCTTTGAACGATAG
- a CDS encoding pyridoxamine 5'-phosphate oxidase family protein — protein sequence MSSPQIRRADRAMSNERTLETLARGYSGRLATVSEDGFPYCIPLLYLWINGEVYLHTTSAGGHLRANIERDQRVCFEVDEQEGVFDYGRFECDSGLAYRSVCLFGRIRIVDDGEAKQLFCEALMVKYGKPGTKRPRGFFPRLDVITVYAIAVERMTGKEHPLPPLSEQWPAKDRTKTPHASWPTNGL from the coding sequence ATGAGCTCACCGCAAATCCGTCGCGCAGACCGGGCCATGTCGAACGAGCGTACGCTGGAGACGCTGGCACGTGGGTATAGCGGCCGTCTCGCAACGGTGAGCGAGGACGGTTTCCCGTACTGCATTCCGCTGCTGTATCTCTGGATCAACGGGGAAGTGTATTTGCACACCACCAGTGCAGGAGGACATTTGCGCGCAAACATCGAGCGGGATCAGCGCGTTTGCTTTGAGGTTGATGAACAGGAAGGCGTCTTTGACTACGGCCGGTTCGAGTGCGATTCGGGTCTCGCCTATCGAAGCGTCTGTCTGTTCGGCCGGATACGGATCGTCGACGACGGGGAAGCCAAACAGCTATTCTGCGAAGCGTTGATGGTAAAATACGGCAAGCCGGGGACAAAGCGACCGAGGGGATTCTTCCCGCGGCTCGATGTCATCACCGTATATGCCATCGCCGTCGAGCGAATGACCGGCAAGGAACATCCACTACCGCCGCTTTCCGAACAATGGCCTGCGAAAGACAGGACGAAGACGCCACATGCTTCGTGGCCCACCAATGGCCTCTGA
- a CDS encoding DUF4403 family protein, protein MRLPMHLKTISIALAVLIVSFVASLKVMDFVAPRATNRPPALAQLPPLPPAPRASTVMAPIAVALSAIRDAADRGAPRNFTGKADNPISQILQNADIGWTASRGPIVATGAQDVLSMATPLTGTLNVTGSLSAKATGAVGDALGGLLGGNVAKQIGSVNIKNLNASAEIKGNVTISARPKIAANWRIEPNLAAQVNLGDTSLAVAGARVNVPAQVKPLIDKNVAEQIALVQARMRNDPTFEQNARAQWAKACRSIPLQGTTAGSTMPALWLELRPIRAIAAQPRVDASNLTLTLGIEAETRITPAETKPSCPFPAEIVIVPPTPGRVAIAVPIDMPFTELNRIVEAQFAGKTFPEDGSGSVDVTVKRASVAASGNRLLISLLVSAKEKKSFLGLGGEANVHIWGRPVLDQAEQTLRLTDIELAVESEAAFGLLGAAARAAIPHLQKTLAEKATVDLKPFASNAQRKIAAVIADFQKNEDGLRVSAEISKLRLADIAFDSKTLRVIAEAEGAINVYVTALPAL, encoded by the coding sequence ATGCGTCTGCCGATGCATCTGAAGACGATTTCGATCGCACTCGCGGTCCTCATCGTCTCGTTTGTGGCCAGCCTGAAGGTGATGGACTTCGTCGCGCCGCGCGCCACGAACCGGCCGCCCGCGCTTGCCCAATTGCCGCCGCTGCCGCCGGCGCCGCGCGCATCCACCGTGATGGCGCCGATTGCGGTTGCGCTGTCGGCGATCCGCGACGCCGCCGATCGCGGCGCGCCGCGCAACTTCACCGGCAAGGCCGACAATCCGATATCGCAGATCCTGCAGAATGCCGATATCGGCTGGACCGCCTCGCGCGGGCCGATCGTTGCTACCGGCGCGCAGGATGTGCTGTCGATGGCGACGCCGCTGACGGGAACACTCAACGTCACAGGCTCGCTGTCGGCGAAGGCGACGGGTGCGGTCGGCGACGCGCTCGGCGGCCTGCTCGGCGGCAACGTCGCGAAACAAATCGGCAGCGTGAACATCAAGAACCTCAACGCCAGCGCCGAGATCAAGGGCAACGTCACCATATCAGCGCGGCCGAAGATCGCCGCGAACTGGCGCATCGAGCCGAATTTGGCGGCGCAGGTCAATCTCGGCGATACCAGCCTTGCCGTGGCCGGCGCCCGCGTCAACGTGCCTGCGCAGGTGAAGCCGTTGATCGACAAGAATGTCGCCGAGCAAATCGCGCTGGTGCAGGCGCGCATGCGCAACGATCCGACCTTCGAACAGAATGCGCGGGCGCAGTGGGCCAAGGCCTGCCGCTCGATCCCGCTGCAGGGCACGACGGCCGGTTCGACGATGCCGGCGCTGTGGCTGGAATTGCGCCCCATACGGGCGATTGCCGCGCAGCCGCGCGTCGATGCTTCGAACCTCACGCTGACGCTCGGCATCGAGGCGGAGACCCGCATCACGCCGGCCGAGACCAAGCCGTCCTGCCCGTTTCCCGCCGAGATCGTCATCGTGCCGCCGACGCCGGGACGGGTCGCGATCGCCGTTCCCATCGACATGCCCTTCACCGAACTCAACAGAATCGTGGAAGCGCAGTTCGCCGGAAAGACTTTTCCGGAAGATGGGTCCGGCTCGGTCGACGTCACCGTCAAGCGCGCCAGCGTCGCGGCGTCGGGCAACCGCCTGCTGATTTCGCTGCTGGTGAGCGCCAAGGAAAAGAAGAGCTTCCTCGGCCTCGGCGGCGAGGCCAATGTGCATATCTGGGGCAGGCCCGTGCTCGATCAGGCCGAGCAGACGCTGCGGCTGACCGATATCGAGCTCGCCGTCGAGTCGGAGGCCGCCTTCGGGCTGCTGGGCGCCGCGGCGCGCGCCGCCATCCCGCATTTGCAGAAGACGCTGGCGGAAAAGGCGACCGTCGACCTCAAGCCGTTCGCAAGCAACGCTCAAAGAAAGATTGCGGCAGTGATCGCCGATTTCCAGAAGAACGAGGACGGCCTGCGGGTCTCGGCTGAGATCAGCAAGCTGCGGCTCGCCGACATCGCCTTCGATTCCAAAACGCTGCGCGTGATCGCGGAGGCCGAAGGTGCAATCAACGTCTATGTGACCGCGCTGCCGGCGCTGTGA
- a CDS encoding dodecin domain-containing protein: protein MAESVYKVIELIGTSKDSWEKAAAAAVSRAGKSLRDLRVAEVVKLDLQLDAKGEVEAYRAKVNVSFKFED from the coding sequence ATGGCGGAGAGCGTCTACAAGGTCATCGAGCTGATCGGCACCAGCAAGGATTCCTGGGAGAAGGCCGCGGCTGCCGCGGTCAGCCGCGCCGGAAAATCGTTACGCGATCTCAGAGTCGCCGAGGTCGTGAAGCTCGATCTGCAACTGGACGCCAAAGGCGAGGTCGAGGCCTATCGCGCCAAGGTGAACGTCTCGTTCAAGTTCGAGGATTGA
- a CDS encoding PRC-barrel domain-containing protein: MLTKTAVAGLAASALLASVAFAQSPSATTDRATTAAPAAASDTSSFKGNWRTSKLVGLNVYNDSNESLGSINDLLADKSGDIKAVVIGVGGFLGVGEHLVAVPIDKVKFVEEPIAYTSTSSAPATGGARPTTGTGTTGAATTAAPAPKKNPWYPDHAMLSATKDQLKAMPEFKYSTE, from the coding sequence ATGTTAACCAAAACTGCCGTTGCCGGCCTCGCGGCTTCCGCGCTGCTGGCGAGTGTAGCGTTCGCGCAAAGTCCTTCGGCAACGACTGACCGCGCCACCACCGCCGCGCCTGCGGCTGCGTCCGATACCTCGTCGTTCAAGGGTAACTGGCGGACCTCGAAGCTGGTCGGCCTGAACGTGTACAACGACAGCAACGAAAGCCTCGGATCGATCAACGATCTCCTGGCCGACAAGAGCGGCGACATCAAAGCCGTGGTGATCGGCGTCGGCGGCTTCCTCGGCGTCGGCGAGCATCTCGTTGCGGTGCCCATCGACAAGGTGAAGTTCGTCGAGGAGCCGATTGCCTATACCAGCACCTCGAGCGCGCCCGCCACCGGTGGCGCAAGGCCTACGACAGGCACGGGTACGACCGGTGCTGCGACGACCGCGGCTCCTGCGCCCAAGAAGAATCCGTGGTATCCGGATCACGCCATGCTCAGTGCGACAAAGGATCAGCTGAAGGCGATGCCTGAGTTCAAGTACTCGACCGAATAA
- a CDS encoding PRC-barrel domain-containing protein, with product MASDVMAKPHQLIASDRVEGTAVRRPNGDMIGHIERLMIDKVTGKVSYAILSFGGFLGIGANLIPLPWGRLRYNMKFEAYELDIDDEELKRAPSFRADKDFDWGDRAKEAELHRYYGMPPYWGGF from the coding sequence ATGGCAAGCGACGTCATGGCCAAGCCGCATCAGTTGATCGCGAGCGACCGCGTCGAGGGGACCGCGGTGCGCCGGCCGAACGGAGACATGATCGGCCATATCGAACGGCTGATGATCGACAAGGTCACCGGTAAAGTATCCTATGCAATACTGAGTTTCGGCGGGTTTCTGGGCATCGGGGCCAATCTGATTCCGTTGCCCTGGGGACGGCTTCGCTACAACATGAAGTTCGAAGCCTACGAACTCGACATCGACGATGAAGAGTTGAAGCGCGCCCCGTCATTCCGTGCGGACAAGGATTTCGACTGGGGCGATCGCGCAAAGGAGGCCGAGCTGCATCGCTATTACGGCATGCCGCCTTACTGGGGCGGCTTTTGA